From Pseudomonas sp. B21-028, one genomic window encodes:
- a CDS encoding aldehyde dehydrogenase family protein: MSQIQLLPAVEKFLSQPGRLFIGGTWQDAASGRRFAVENPASESSVAEVAEGGERDVDAAVAAARAAFTGPWAQHSPAQRGLLLFRLAELLDQHREELAQLITLENGKPIANARGEAASAANIIRYFAGWPTKIEGSTHPVSPASGAPMLNYTVREPVGVCALIVPWNFPLTMCVWKLGPVLATGCVAVLKPAEQTPLVAIRLVQLIEAAGFPAGVVNLITGLGAHTGAPLAGHPDVDKIAFTGSTQVGRLIAQAATGNMKKVSLELGGKSPNIILPDADIVRAAKGAADGIFYNQGQVCTAGSRLYVHASVLDQVLEELQRHAAAHVLGPGLDPASSMGPLVSARQLGSVRGYLQRGQEEGAELICGGDRPAHLERGHFIQPSVFLDRAERACVAREEIFGPVLTVMSWTEIDELVLRANDSPYGLAAGLWTRDLRSAHRVAAQLKAGSVWINCWNVVDPASPFGGYKQSGWGREMSKNVIDAYTETKSVFVDLA, translated from the coding sequence ATGAGCCAGATCCAATTGTTGCCTGCCGTCGAGAAGTTCCTGTCGCAACCCGGCCGCCTGTTCATTGGCGGCACCTGGCAGGACGCCGCCAGCGGTCGCCGGTTTGCCGTGGAGAACCCGGCGAGCGAAAGCAGCGTGGCTGAAGTCGCGGAAGGGGGCGAGCGGGATGTCGACGCAGCCGTCGCGGCGGCCCGCGCAGCCTTCACCGGGCCGTGGGCGCAGCATTCGCCGGCCCAGCGCGGCCTGTTGCTGTTCCGCCTGGCGGAATTGCTGGATCAGCACCGCGAGGAGCTGGCCCAGTTGATCACGCTGGAGAACGGCAAGCCGATTGCCAATGCCCGCGGTGAAGCGGCCAGCGCCGCCAACATCATTCGCTATTTTGCCGGTTGGCCGACCAAGATCGAGGGCAGTACGCATCCGGTGTCGCCCGCCAGCGGCGCACCGATGCTCAATTACACCGTGCGTGAGCCCGTGGGCGTCTGCGCACTGATTGTGCCGTGGAACTTCCCGTTGACCATGTGCGTGTGGAAGCTCGGCCCGGTGCTGGCGACCGGTTGCGTCGCGGTGCTGAAACCGGCTGAACAGACGCCCCTGGTTGCGATTCGCCTGGTGCAGTTGATCGAAGCCGCAGGCTTCCCGGCCGGAGTGGTCAACCTGATCACCGGGCTTGGCGCCCATACCGGCGCGCCGTTGGCCGGGCACCCGGACGTGGACAAGATCGCCTTTACCGGTTCGACCCAGGTCGGCCGGCTGATCGCTCAAGCAGCCACCGGAAACATGAAAAAAGTCTCCCTGGAACTGGGGGGCAAGTCGCCGAATATTATCTTGCCGGACGCCGATATCGTGCGTGCCGCCAAGGGCGCCGCCGATGGGATTTTCTACAACCAGGGACAGGTCTGCACCGCCGGTTCGCGTCTGTATGTGCACGCCAGCGTCCTCGACCAGGTCCTGGAAGAACTCCAGCGCCACGCCGCCGCCCATGTATTGGGCCCTGGGCTGGATCCGGCCAGCAGCATGGGGCCGCTGGTGTCGGCCCGCCAATTGGGCTCGGTCCGTGGTTATCTGCAACGGGGCCAGGAAGAAGGCGCTGAGCTGATCTGCGGCGGCGACCGTCCGGCCCACTTGGAGCGCGGCCACTTCATCCAGCCCAGCGTGTTCCTTGACCGCGCCGAGCGGGCCTGCGTCGCCCGTGAGGAAATCTTCGGCCCAGTGCTGACCGTCATGAGCTGGACCGAGATCGATGAGCTGGTCCTGCGGGCCAACGACTCACCCTACGGCCTGGCGGCCGGTCTCTGGACCCGGGACTTGCGCTCCGCCCACCGCGTCGCCGCGCAACTGAAGGCCGGTTCGGTGTGGATCAACTGCTGGAACGTCGTCGACCCGGCCTCGCCATTCGGTGGCTACA
- a CDS encoding acetolactate synthase large subunit, with protein sequence MNGAQLIVKAAVASGIEYCFANPGTTEIPLVAAMASAPALKPVLSLFEGVCTGAADGYGRIAGKPAMTLTHLGPGFANGIANLHNARRANTPIVNVIGDHASWHVNYDPPLASDIQALAGSVSGWVRTSRTASGIGEDLQEAVRSAWQAKGQIASLILPMDLQANEVARETAFTTLHAPVRRFAGDRIEAIAQALRNGQRLVFIVGDQGLSVAGLEAAGRLAQLPGVHLFAETFPRLSYRGGGLPDLDRLPYFPEVAIGVLDQYDAVVCAGIPEPISYFGYEGIPSRLAERDRLLYLADVGDDVAGALTALADALEAPAFVPTPMGVELPPANAELTPQSIGQVLAASLPDDCIVSVEGGTCGYPFFTASARAARHRVLTNTGGAIGQGIPVGFGAALAERGNRVFCLQSDGSAQYTIQTLWSIAREQLPVVILIAANHRYAILQNELRRFGVTDLGPEALSLTVLDRPRIDWKALAKGYGLAASTVHTNAELQRALANAAADGGPCLIEMAL encoded by the coding sequence ATGAATGGCGCGCAATTGATAGTGAAGGCGGCGGTGGCGAGCGGTATCGAGTACTGCTTCGCCAACCCCGGAACGACCGAAATTCCCCTGGTGGCCGCCATGGCCAGCGCGCCGGCCCTCAAGCCGGTCCTGTCCCTGTTCGAAGGTGTGTGCACCGGCGCCGCGGACGGTTACGGCCGGATTGCCGGCAAGCCGGCGATGACCCTGACGCACCTGGGGCCTGGCTTTGCCAACGGCATTGCCAACCTGCACAACGCCCGTCGCGCCAACACTCCGATCGTCAATGTCATCGGCGATCACGCTTCATGGCACGTCAACTACGATCCACCGCTGGCGAGCGATATCCAGGCATTGGCCGGGAGCGTCTCCGGCTGGGTGCGTACATCGCGCACGGCCTCTGGCATCGGCGAGGATCTGCAGGAGGCCGTGCGGTCCGCCTGGCAAGCCAAGGGCCAGATCGCCAGCCTGATCCTGCCGATGGATCTGCAAGCCAACGAAGTGGCACGGGAAACTGCCTTCACCACCTTGCACGCGCCGGTTCGGCGGTTTGCCGGTGACCGGATCGAAGCCATCGCCCAGGCACTGCGCAATGGCCAGCGCCTGGTGTTCATCGTCGGCGACCAGGGCTTGTCGGTCGCCGGTCTTGAAGCGGCGGGGCGCCTGGCACAGCTGCCCGGTGTGCACTTGTTCGCCGAAACCTTCCCGCGTTTGAGCTATCGCGGCGGTGGCCTGCCGGACCTGGACCGCTTGCCCTATTTCCCCGAAGTGGCCATTGGCGTCCTGGACCAGTACGACGCGGTGGTGTGTGCCGGCATTCCAGAGCCGATCAGTTACTTCGGCTACGAAGGTATTCCTTCTCGCCTGGCAGAACGCGATCGCCTGCTCTACCTGGCAGACGTCGGGGATGACGTGGCCGGTGCGCTTACCGCGTTGGCCGACGCTCTGGAAGCACCGGCTTTCGTGCCGACGCCGATGGGTGTCGAGTTGCCGCCCGCCAACGCCGAATTGACCCCACAGTCGATAGGCCAGGTGTTGGCCGCTTCGCTGCCGGACGACTGCATTGTCTCGGTAGAGGGTGGCACCTGCGGCTACCCGTTTTTCACCGCGTCGGCCCGTGCCGCGCGACATCGGGTGTTGACCAATACGGGCGGCGCCATCGGCCAGGGCATTCCGGTGGGGTTCGGCGCGGCGCTGGCCGAGCGGGGCAACCGGGTGTTCTGCCTGCAATCGGACGGCAGTGCCCAGTACACCATTCAAACCTTGTGGAGCATCGCCCGGGAACAATTGCCGGTGGTGATCCTGATCGCCGCCAACCATCGCTACGCGATCCTGCAGAACGAATTGCGCCGGTTTGGCGTGACCGACCTCGGCCCCGAAGCGCTGAGCCTGACCGTGCTCGACCGTCCTCGTATCGATTGGAAGGCCCTGGCCAAGGGCTACGGCCTGGCGGCGAGCACAGTGCACACCAATGCCGAATTGCAACGCGCCTTGGCCAACGCTGCCGCCGATGGCGGTCCTTGCCTGATTGAAATGGCGCTGTGA
- a CDS encoding IclR family transcriptional regulator, giving the protein MSSLSKMLSVLDLFGPQRLKIDPDTIAEHMGLSRATVYRYVKDLCDAGLLSRVDAGSYGLGPRIIELDWMMRQYDPILVAGRELMHELSEETGLAVFASVFYDGHIINTYIAEPTDTYQFAFGRGQPLPFFRGAQSKVLIAFQKSRRLQRLYDEHMANDPDNPYDWASFSKAAKKIRKDGYCLTHDELNEGLTGIAAPIFNPGIDEVVGSLSAVGSTQSFKLLRQETVVEMVMETTRRIAEKMHNPPAPLQD; this is encoded by the coding sequence ATGAGCAGTCTGAGTAAAATGTTGAGTGTCCTGGACCTGTTCGGCCCGCAACGGTTGAAGATCGATCCCGACACCATCGCCGAGCACATGGGCCTCTCGCGGGCGACCGTGTACCGCTACGTCAAGGACCTGTGCGACGCCGGTCTGCTGAGCCGGGTGGATGCCGGCAGCTACGGCCTCGGGCCACGGATCATCGAGCTGGACTGGATGATGCGGCAGTACGACCCGATCCTCGTGGCCGGTCGCGAGCTGATGCACGAGCTGTCGGAAGAAACCGGCCTGGCGGTGTTCGCCAGCGTTTTCTACGACGGACACATCATCAACACCTACATCGCCGAGCCCACCGACACTTACCAATTTGCATTCGGCCGCGGGCAACCGCTGCCGTTTTTCCGCGGTGCGCAGTCCAAGGTCCTGATCGCCTTCCAGAAGAGCCGGCGCCTGCAACGCCTGTACGACGAGCACATGGCCAACGACCCGGACAACCCCTACGACTGGGCGAGCTTTTCCAAGGCGGCAAAAAAGATCCGCAAGGACGGTTACTGCCTGACCCACGACGAACTCAACGAGGGACTGACCGGTATCGCGGCGCCGATCTTCAATCCGGGGATCGACGAGGTGGTGGGCAGCCTTTCCGCGGTCGGCAGCACCCAGAGCTTCAAGCTGCTGCGCCAGGAAACGGTGGTTGAGATGGTGATGGAGACCACCCGGCGCATTGCTGAAAAAATGCACAACCCACCCGCCCCCCTCCAGGACTAG
- a CDS encoding alginate export family protein yields the protein MRYPSRIEFFSSGLACTLAFCTVGPAQAYELYADADSHLNADVLAVFGHFNSRKNYDGTSGGSTWREGFIKYGVSGDQALAGRGTAYGAFSLVSSATWGDGDAAGNSLGTERTTKIEDAYLGWRSADLFPLLGQDGVDISGGRQVVKLGRGFLINDDGPNLGKGPADGRLNRGGAYYLAARHAFDQTAVVRLGGQDGVHGSVAWLKSDNRAQAETELAAGTLDYTAKAGTLGLTWVHGIDVSDRWASDFQKQRKGMNVYSIRGEGDAGIENASLAFEYAWQDKDAGPEKAWYAEAGYTFADVTWSPKLTYRYSRYSQKWDSLFTGQSTGYGTWFQGEVAGNYAGPFNSNTAIHHIGLKATPLENLTLGALFFDFNTVRKSNALNLDARELDFYAEWAVNPHLIITPLVGLYKPDRDSTTGGNQATGNGTNLYSQVSVAVPF from the coding sequence ATGCGGTATCCATCGCGTATCGAGTTTTTCAGCAGCGGCCTCGCCTGCACGTTGGCGTTCTGCACCGTGGGCCCGGCCCAGGCCTATGAGTTGTACGCCGACGCAGACAGTCACCTCAACGCCGACGTGCTGGCGGTGTTCGGCCATTTCAACAGCCGCAAGAACTACGACGGCACGTCGGGCGGGTCTACCTGGCGGGAAGGTTTCATCAAGTATGGCGTGAGTGGCGACCAGGCCTTGGCCGGCCGTGGCACCGCCTACGGCGCATTCAGCCTGGTCAGTTCCGCGACCTGGGGCGACGGTGACGCGGCGGGGAACAGCCTGGGAACCGAACGGACCACGAAAATCGAAGACGCTTACCTGGGCTGGCGTTCCGCCGATCTGTTCCCGCTGTTGGGCCAGGACGGCGTCGACATCTCCGGCGGACGCCAGGTGGTCAAGCTGGGCAGGGGCTTCCTGATCAACGACGACGGGCCGAACCTGGGCAAGGGACCCGCCGATGGCCGCCTGAACCGTGGTGGCGCCTATTACCTGGCGGCCCGGCACGCTTTCGACCAAACCGCCGTGGTGCGCCTGGGCGGGCAGGACGGTGTGCATGGCAGTGTGGCGTGGCTCAAGTCCGACAACCGCGCCCAGGCCGAAACCGAACTGGCCGCCGGTACCCTGGACTACACCGCCAAGGCCGGAACCTTGGGGCTGACCTGGGTCCATGGCATTGACGTGAGTGACCGCTGGGCCAGTGATTTCCAGAAGCAACGCAAAGGCATGAATGTCTACAGCATCCGTGGCGAGGGTGACGCAGGGATCGAGAACGCCAGCCTGGCGTTTGAATACGCCTGGCAAGACAAGGACGCCGGTCCCGAGAAAGCCTGGTACGCCGAGGCCGGATACACCTTTGCCGACGTGACCTGGTCACCGAAACTGACGTACCGCTACTCGCGCTACTCGCAAAAATGGGACTCGCTGTTTACCGGTCAGAGCACCGGCTACGGGACCTGGTTCCAGGGCGAGGTGGCCGGCAACTACGCCGGGCCATTCAACAGCAACACCGCCATCCATCACATCGGCCTGAAGGCCACGCCATTGGAAAACCTGACCCTCGGCGCGTTGTTCTTCGATTTCAACACGGTGCGCAAAAGCAATGCGTTGAACCTCGATGCCCGGGAGCTGGACTTCTATGCCGAGTGGGCCGTCAACCCGCACCTGATCATCACCCCGCTCGTAGGTCTCTACAAACCGGACCGGGACTCGACCACAGGCGGCAATCAAGCCACAGGCAATGGCACCAACCTGTACAGCCAGGTGAGCGTGGCCGTTCCGTTCTGA
- a CDS encoding aminotransferase class III-fold pyridoxal phosphate-dependent enzyme — protein sequence MYEKYKTAQKKFWHPMSSAAPAQRSKTLIIAKGDGNYITDIDGQRMLDGVGGLWNVNVGHNRASVKAAIAAQLDELAYYQTFDGIAHPRVFDLAERLISMFAQENMARVLFSAGGSDAVETALKMARQYWIASGEPGRTRFLSLRNGYHGVHMGGTSVGGNGVYHYNHGQLLAGCHLLDTPWLYRNPWDCRDPEELTAHCIRQLEDQIALLGAQTIAALIAEPVQGAGGVIVPPANYWKRLREVCDRHGILLIADEVVTGFGRTGCMLGSRGWDVAPDVLCLAKGITAGYIPMGATVFNQRIADAIENGPGFSSVIMHGYTYSGHPTACAAALAVLDIVEAEDLPGNAGKIGTRLLEHLQPLAERYAVVGEVRGKGLMIALDLVTDKATREPLDPATGLATRIADEARRGGVLVRPIGNKIVLSPPLTLTSEEAGVIVQALDNALATCR from the coding sequence ATGTACGAGAAATACAAGACAGCGCAGAAGAAGTTCTGGCACCCGATGAGTTCCGCGGCACCGGCCCAGCGTTCGAAAACCCTGATCATCGCCAAGGGTGACGGCAACTACATCACCGACATCGACGGCCAGCGCATGCTCGACGGCGTCGGCGGTTTGTGGAACGTCAACGTGGGCCACAATCGGGCGTCGGTGAAAGCGGCCATTGCCGCGCAGCTGGACGAACTGGCGTATTACCAGACGTTCGACGGTATCGCCCATCCACGGGTGTTCGACCTGGCCGAGCGGCTGATCTCGATGTTTGCCCAGGAAAACATGGCCCGCGTGCTGTTCAGCGCTGGCGGTTCGGACGCGGTGGAGACCGCATTGAAAATGGCCCGCCAGTACTGGATCGCCAGCGGCGAGCCGGGGCGTACCCGCTTCCTGTCATTGCGCAACGGCTACCACGGCGTGCACATGGGCGGTACCTCGGTGGGCGGTAACGGTGTCTATCACTACAACCACGGGCAATTGCTCGCGGGCTGCCATTTGCTCGATACGCCATGGCTGTATCGCAACCCCTGGGATTGCCGCGATCCGGAAGAACTGACCGCCCACTGCATCCGTCAGTTGGAAGACCAGATCGCACTGTTGGGGGCGCAAACCATCGCTGCGCTGATCGCCGAACCGGTGCAGGGGGCGGGTGGCGTCATCGTACCGCCGGCGAACTACTGGAAGAGATTGCGCGAGGTCTGCGACCGCCACGGCATCCTGTTGATCGCCGATGAAGTGGTGACGGGGTTCGGCCGCACGGGCTGCATGTTGGGCAGTCGTGGCTGGGACGTCGCGCCGGACGTCCTGTGCCTGGCCAAGGGCATCACCGCCGGTTACATCCCGATGGGCGCCACGGTGTTCAACCAGCGGATCGCCGATGCCATCGAGAACGGGCCGGGGTTCAGCAGTGTGATCATGCACGGCTACACCTACAGCGGGCACCCGACCGCGTGTGCCGCAGCCCTGGCGGTGCTGGATATTGTCGAGGCCGAGGATCTGCCGGGCAACGCCGGGAAAATCGGTACCCGGTTGCTGGAGCACTTGCAGCCGCTGGCCGAACGCTACGCGGTGGTCGGCGAAGTGCGTGGCAAGGGCCTGATGATCGCCCTGGACCTGGTGACGGACAAGGCCACTCGCGAGCCCCTCGATCCGGCGACCGGCCTCGCCACGCGGATTGCCGATGAAGCCCGCCGTGGCGGCGTGCTGGTGCGCCCGATCGGCAACAAGATCGTCCTGTCACCGCCCCTGACCCTCACGTCCGAAGAGGCCGGGGTGATCGTCCAGGCCCTCGATAACGCCCTGGCCACCTGCCGCTGA